A stretch of the Lactuca sativa cultivar Salinas chromosome 9, Lsat_Salinas_v11, whole genome shotgun sequence genome encodes the following:
- the LOC111912733 gene encoding probable histone H2A.3, with translation MDENQRWRLSIRVICSYWLSLTPTQPIKTPSSHYIVIYILPTSHYYTSVLKVQAMAGRGKSIKSTAVAKKSTSRSSKAGLQFPVGRIARFLRTGKYADRIGGGAPVYLAAVMEYLAAEVLELAGNAARDNKKTRVVPRHIQLAVRNDEELSRLLGAVTIANGGVMPNIHAHLLPKKASVASSKDDE, from the coding sequence ATGGATGAAAATCAACGGTGGAGACTCTCGATCCGCGTCATCTGTTCTTATTGGCTGTCTTTAACCCCTACGCAACCTATAAAAACACCAAGCAGCCATTACATCGTCATCTACATTCTACCAACATCTCACTACTACACTTCAGTTTTAAAAGTCCAAGCAATGGCCGGAAGAGGAAAGTCGATTAAGTCCACCGCCGTGGCCAAGAAGTCGACATCTCGTAGCAGCAAGGCCGGACTCCAGTTTCCGGTTGGTCGTATCGCTCGTTTCCTCCGAACCGGAAAGTACGCTGACCGGATCGGTGGCGGTGCTCCTGTTTATCTCGCCGCCGTCATGGAGTACCTTGCGGCTGAGGTTCTTGAGTTGGCCGGAAATGCCGCCAGAGACAACAAGAAAACTCGAGTTGTGCCTCGGCATATACAGTTAGCTGTGAGAAACGATGAAGAGTTGAGTAGATTGCTTGGAGCTGTTACGATTGCTAATGGCGGAGTGATGCCCAACATTCACGCTCACTTGCTTCCAAAGAAGGCGTCTGTTGCATCTTCTAAAGATGATGAATAG